In a genomic window of Ignavibacteriales bacterium:
- a CDS encoding MerR family transcriptional regulator: MAYFLTIVAVRHENVHPWRGRVNMVAEEPVYSIGSVARMLGVSVFTLRMYEREGLIISHKSNTKHRRYSQNDVERIKCIRRAITELKFGIAGVKGVYALIPCWSIVNCSAEDRDNCAAYKGHSKPCWTHKHESNTCSSRVCRQCPVYQKLTDCAKVKESILLASQQSQAFTPHP; this comes from the coding sequence ATGGCATATTTCTTGACAATCGTGGCTGTCAGACATGAAAACGTCCATCCTTGGAGAGGCAGAGTAAACATGGTCGCAGAAGAACCAGTGTATTCCATTGGCAGTGTCGCCAGAATGCTTGGCGTATCAGTTTTCACGCTCAGGATGTACGAGCGTGAAGGACTGATCATCTCCCACAAATCCAACACAAAACACAGACGCTACAGCCAGAACGACGTCGAGCGGATCAAATGCATCCGCCGCGCCATCACTGAACTGAAGTTCGGCATAGCCGGCGTCAAAGGAGTCTATGCCCTTATCCCCTGCTGGAGCATCGTCAACTGCTCCGCAGAAGACCGGGACAATTGTGCCGCATACAAGGGACACTCAAAACCATGCTGGACGCACAAACACGAGTCCAATACATGTTCCTCCAGGGTCTGCAGGCAGTGTCCAGTGTATCAGAAACTGACAGATTGCGCAAAAGTAAAAGAGAGCATA
- a CDS encoding sigma 54-interacting transcriptional regulator, whose translation MQIVGSSPATRQLREDVKRLARGRKDVVIIGESGVGKGLTAEAIHNESKDARKPCVRLNIAVIDPSRLRKLVDLAMQSGELYNPIAPDHGNFKLVDGTTLIFEDIDRSGLTAQSSVCDLLAFLRKEKRDLRLIFLLQGPIGAAVKAGTVLPGVTEETKRWEMIMISPLRERRDDIPELVEYFVAQVGKDLGIEGMIIDSNAIGVLVRQEWKENVLELKRMVERSIVLSNDKEVFRLPAGLVNEQAELSRIITRIDEGAEFALDNAMEIIEKGILMRTLEKFEFNQSRAARFLKMTEDTLRYRMKRLGIPTARKQ comes from the coding sequence ATGCAGATCGTAGGATCAAGTCCGGCCACGCGGCAACTTCGTGAAGATGTGAAAAGACTGGCTCGTGGCAGGAAAGACGTCGTAATCATCGGTGAATCGGGTGTCGGCAAGGGATTGACTGCCGAAGCCATACATAATGAGAGCAAGGATGCCAGGAAGCCATGTGTTCGTTTGAACATCGCCGTCATCGATCCGAGCCGGCTGAGGAAGTTGGTCGATTTGGCCATGCAAAGCGGAGAGCTCTACAACCCGATCGCCCCGGACCATGGGAATTTCAAATTGGTTGATGGTACGACGTTGATCTTCGAAGACATCGATCGCTCGGGGCTGACAGCTCAGAGCTCGGTGTGTGATCTCCTCGCCTTTCTCCGGAAAGAGAAGCGCGATTTGCGCCTGATTTTCCTGCTTCAAGGTCCGATCGGGGCAGCGGTGAAGGCGGGGACAGTTCTCCCCGGGGTCACTGAGGAGACAAAGCGGTGGGAAATGATAATGATCTCACCGCTCCGCGAACGGCGCGATGATATCCCGGAGTTGGTGGAGTATTTCGTCGCTCAGGTTGGCAAGGATCTCGGGATAGAAGGAATGATCATCGATTCCAATGCCATCGGTGTCCTCGTGCGCCAGGAGTGGAAGGAAAATGTCCTGGAACTGAAGAGGATGGTCGAGCGCAGCATCGTGCTGTCGAACGACAAAGAGGTGTTCCGGCTCCCGGCCGGGCTCGTCAATGAGCAGGCAGAGCTCTCGCGCATCATCACGCGCATCGATGAGGGGGCGGAATTCGCGCTCGACAACGCGATGGAGATCATCGAGAAGGGGATCCTGATGCGCACGCTGGAGAAGTTCGAATTCAATCAAAGCCGAGCCGCCCGCTTCCTCAAGATGACCGAAGACACGTTGCGATATCGCATGAAGAGACTCGGTATCCCGACAGCTCGAAAACAATAG